A segment of the Campylobacter vulpis genome:
TCTTTGATTTTATATTGATTTGGGGCGGTTTCCTCTATGATTACAAAAGCACCTTGTTGAGCGTTTTGTGTGTTTTCATTTAAAGATTGAGTTGAATCATTACAGCCGACTAAAGCTCCGGCAGCAACAGCACTTAAACCACTTATCATACCGATTTTAAGAATTTTCTGAATTTTTGACATATTTTTCCCCTTAAATTTAAAATCTAAAGGAATTTTAACGCAAAATAATAAATTAAGAGTTTAAAAAGTAAAAAAGCCCTTACGGGCTTTAAGATTAAAGTCTTGATTCGTAGCGTCTTAGCATATAAAGCCTCTTAAGCATTTTTTTACGAGCTGAAATTTTTTGCTTTTTGCGAATTTCAGTCATAGGCTCAAAAAACCTTCTTGCTCTTACTTCGGTTACAACAAGATTTCTATCAACTTGTTTTTTGAATTTGCGATACGCTTCATCAAAAGACTCGCTAGGATGCACCTTGATACCCGGCACGACCCTCACCACCTTTCTTTAATAATTTAGTTGTGAAGAGAGATTATAATAAAATAAAGTAAATTTCAAAATGGCACTCATACAAATTCTTATATTTTTGTAACAAATAAAATTTTTATTTAAGAATTGTTTTTGTTTATTTGCATTACAATTAATAAAAACTAAACATAAGGAGTTTTCCTATGCAAGGACACATCACTCACTACACGCAAAAAAGATACATATGGTATCTTATCGCTACCATTATTATTTTTACCCTACCTTTCTTAAGAATTAATAATAATCACTTTTTTTTACTAAGTTTTGACCATAAAAAACTGCATTTATTTTTTACTGCTTTTGACACACAAGAATTTTATCTTATGCCCTTTGTGTTGATTTTGCTTTTTTTAACCATCTTTTTTGTTACAACTTTAGCAGGTAGAATTTGGTGTGCGTGGAGCTGTCCGCAAACTATATTTCGTGTGATTTATAGAGATATTATTCAAACAAAACTTTTAAAAATTCGCAAAAATATCAATAATAAACAAAAAGAATATGAGGGGCAATTTTTTAAAAAATTCTTAGGCATATTGCTTTTTTACCTTATTTCTATCGTGGCTGTAAGTAATTTATTGTGGTATTTTATACCTCCTGAAGATTTTTTTACCTATATACAAAATCCAAGTGAGCATTTACTTTTACTTGGAATTTTATTTTGTGCGTCCTTATTTTTAACCTTAGACATTACTTATTTGGCGGAAAAATTTTGCGTTTATGTTTGTCCTTATGCAAGAATTCAATCTGTAATGTTTGATCACGATACTATGCAAGTGATTTATGATGAAAAAAGAGGTGGTGTGATTTATGATGGGAAAACTAAGCTTTATAAAAAACCTCCTCAAGGTGAGTGCATAGGCTGTGAAGCCTGTGTGAGTGTGTGTCCTACGCACATTGACATTAGAGCGGGAATGCAGCTTGAGTGTATTAATTGTTTAGAATGTGCTGATGCTTGCTCCACCATACAAAATAAATTTAACCGACCGAGTTTAATTAATTGGACGAGTGCAAAGGCTATTCAAACGCGTGAAAAAGTAAATTATCTTAGATTTAGAACCATAGCTTATGCTGGAGTTTTGCTCATAGCTTTAATTGCACTTTTTGTGATGGGTTCTAGAAAAGAAAATATGCTTCTTAATATCAATAGAAGCACGGAACTTTATAGTATCAAACACAAAAATAACACTTTGCAAATTACAAACGCTTATACTTTTTTATTTCAAAATACGGACAGCAAGCCACATGAATATTATTTTGAAGCGACTTTAGAGGGAGTAGAAAATGGCGTTAAAATTCTAAGACCAACAAAACCTTTTAGACTAGAGGCTGGAGCAAAGGATAAAAAAATCATTGTTTTAGAGGCTCTTAAGGAGTTAGCCAACGATAGTCAAAAGGATACGATTTTTTCACTCAAAATCAAAGCTTATGCTCTTGATGATCCTAACATAGTTGTGTATAGAGAAAGCATTTTTGTTTATCCAAAAAACACTCTTTTAAAGGGAAAAAATGATGAATAAAAGAAGTAAAGAACCATCAGCAAAAGTTCTAGCGAGACAGGAAAAAATCAAGGGTGTCGCCCTTGAACTTTTTCTAACCAAAGGCTACACAAAAACAAGCTTGAGTGATATTATTAAAATTTCTGGTGGGTCATATTCTAATATCTACACCGCTTATAAAAATAAAGAAGGTTTGTTTTTTGAAATCTTAAATGATGTTTGCAAAAGACATTTTGAGCTTTTAAATTCTAAAATTAAAGAAAGTGAAAGCGAAAGGCTCGAAGATATTCTCTATCATTTTGGCTTGACATATGTGGCGATTTTCAATCAAGTTCAAACTATAACTTTTGGCAAAATCATCTATTCTCAAGTTTATAGTGAAGATAAAAATTTAGAGGAGTGGATTAAAAATAATGAGAAAAATTTCGCCCACAATATACTTGTTTCTTGCTTTAAAAATCAAAAAGAAGATTATTTCAAAGCAAATGCGGAAAAGCTTGCAACCTTATTTTGCACGATGTTAAGAGAACCACATCACACTCTAAATATACTCATTGACACTAAGGCTATGAGCAAAAAAGAACAAAAAGAACATGTAAATTTTGTAGTTGAACTTTTTTTAAATGGGGTTAAAAGATAATTTTTCTCTTTTATTAACTAATTTTATATAAAATGATGTTTCTTTAAAAAAGAGTAATATAAATTACTAAAAAAATAATTTAAATTTTAAGGTAAATGAAATGAATAAATTTAGCAAAAAAACTTTAATATTTTTAAGTGCCGCTGTGCTTTTTAGTGCTTGCTCTAAAGAGGAGGAGCAAAAAAGACAAATGCCCCCTCAACCCGTTAGCACCATAATAGCACAAAGTGAAAATATCCCTTTACATTTTAGTTATCCAGCACAGCTTGTAAGTGATTACGATGCTTTTATTAAACCGCAAGTTAGCGGAGTAATCATAGAAAAATTCTTTGAAGCTGGTCAAAAGGTAAAAAAAGGCGACAAGCTTTTTTTAATCGAGCCTGATAAATTTGAGGCAAATGTGAATATGGCTTATGGTAAAGCCTTAAATGCAAGGGCTAATTACGAAAATGCAAACAAAGAATTTAAAAGAAATAAAATCTTAATCGAAAAAAAGGCAATTTCCCAAAAAGAATTTGATACAAGCCTTGCAAATTACAATAGTTCCAAAGCAAATCTTACTAGCGCAAGAGCTGAACTTCAAAACGCAAGGATAGATTTAGCTTATACCGAAGTTAAAGCTCCCTTTGATGGTATGGTAGGTGATGCCTTAATTAATATAGGAACCTATGTAAATGCCAGCTCTACTGAACTTGTAAGGATTACCAATTTAAACCCTATTTATGCAGATTTTTACATTTCAGATACTGATAAATTAAAACTTAAACGCAATATTGATAGTGGTAAATGGGAACTTGATAATTTAAAGGCTAACTTTAAACTTAATGGAATTGATGTTGAAGGAAATTTAACTTTTATCGATTCTGTGATTGATGCAAAAAGCGGAAGTGTTAAGGCTAAAGCGGTATTTGATAATCAAAATGGCACTTTATTACCGGGAATTTTTACCACTATTACTTCACAAGGCTTTATACAAAAAGATGGCTTTAAAGTGCCTCAAATAGCGATTTTAAGAAATCAAGAGGAGATTTATGTCTATACTCTTGTTAATGGCGAGGTTGTTAAAACGCCTATTAAGGTTGTTTATCAAACAAATGATTATGCAGTGGTGAGCAGTGGCTTAAAAAATGGCGATAAGATTATTATGAATAATTTTAAGAAGATAAGACCAGGCTCTAAAGTCAGTGAAATGGGGAGCAAATAATGTTTTCTAAATTTTTCATAGAAAGACCCGTTTTTGCTTCTGTTGTGGCGATTATCATCTCTTTAGCGGGGACAATAGCACTTTATTCTTTACCCGTGGAACAATACCCTACCCTAACGCCCCCAACCGTTAGTGTCAGTGCCACTTACACGGGTGCAGACGCACAAACCATCTCAGAAAGCGTAGCCATACCCATAGAAGATGCTATTAATGGTGTTGAAAATATGATTTATTTAGAATCCACCTCTTCAGCCTCCGGTCAAATGAGACTTACAGCGTATTTTGACATCGGCACAGACCCAAATCAAGCCACAGTTGATGTGAATAATAGAATTTCTTCTGCCACAGCTAAATTACCAGAAGCTGTTAAAAAACTAGGTGTTACGGTAAGAAAATCAAATTCAAGCATACTCGAAGTTATAGCATTATATTCAACAGATGGCTCTATGAATGCGGTAGATATTTATAATTATATCACCTTAAACATTATCGATGATATTAAAAGAGTTCCCGGCGTTGGCGATGCCTTTGCGATAGGAAATAGAAACTATTCTATGCGCGTATGGCTTGATCCAAATTTGCTTAATAAATACCAAATTACCTCAAAAGAGGTTTTAAGTGCCATAGAGGAGCAAAATGCACAATATGCCACAGGTAAAATAGGTGAAGAACCCGTAACGCAAAAGTCTCCCTATGTTTATTCTATCACTATGCAAGGGAGATTAAAAAGCTCACAAGAATTTGGTGAAGTGATCCTAAGAGTTAATGAAGACGGCTCTTTTTTAAGACTTAAAGATGTCGCAGATATAGAGCTAGGCTCTCAACAATATGTCGCCCAAGGGCGTTATAATGGCAATGACGCCGTGCCTATCATCATCAATCTTCAATCAGGAGCAAATAGCGTTAATACCGCTAAATTAGTCGGCGAAAAATTAGAAGAGCTTTCTAAAAATTTCCCAGCAGGCTTAGCCTATAATGTCCCCTATGACACAACAACCTTTGTAAAAGCTTCCATTTATGAAGTTTTGAAAACCTTTGTTGAAGCTTTGATTTTGGTTATTATCGTAATGTATTTGTTTTTAAAGAATTTCCGCTCCACTCTCATACCGATGATAGCCGTGCCAGTTTCACTTTTAGGAACCTTTGCAGGACTTTATTTATTAGGCTTTAGTGTGAATTTACTCACTCTTTTTGCCCTTGTTTTAGCCATAGGGATAGTCGTTGATGATGCCATTATTGTGGTAGAAAATGTCGATAGAATTTTACACGAAGATCCAAATATTTCAGTAAAAGACGCTACCATTAAGGCTATGGAGGAAGTAGCCTCGCCTGTTGTTTCTATCGTTTTGGTGCTTTGTGCTGTTTTTATCCCTGTCTCTTTTATTTCGGGCTTTGTGGGAGAAATTC
Coding sequences within it:
- the rpsU gene encoding 30S ribosomal protein S21, whose amino-acid sequence is MPGIKVHPSESFDEAYRKFKKQVDRNLVVTEVRARRFFEPMTEIRKKQKISARKKMLKRLYMLRRYESRL
- the ccoG gene encoding cytochrome c oxidase accessory protein CcoG gives rise to the protein MQGHITHYTQKRYIWYLIATIIIFTLPFLRINNNHFFLLSFDHKKLHLFFTAFDTQEFYLMPFVLILLFLTIFFVTTLAGRIWCAWSCPQTIFRVIYRDIIQTKLLKIRKNINNKQKEYEGQFFKKFLGILLFYLISIVAVSNLLWYFIPPEDFFTYIQNPSEHLLLLGILFCASLFLTLDITYLAEKFCVYVCPYARIQSVMFDHDTMQVIYDEKRGGVIYDGKTKLYKKPPQGECIGCEACVSVCPTHIDIRAGMQLECINCLECADACSTIQNKFNRPSLINWTSAKAIQTREKVNYLRFRTIAYAGVLLIALIALFVMGSRKENMLLNINRSTELYSIKHKNNTLQITNAYTFLFQNTDSKPHEYYFEATLEGVENGVKILRPTKPFRLEAGAKDKKIIVLEALKELANDSQKDTIFSLKIKAYALDDPNIVVYRESIFVYPKNTLLKGKNDE
- a CDS encoding TetR/AcrR family transcriptional regulator, which translates into the protein MMNKRSKEPSAKVLARQEKIKGVALELFLTKGYTKTSLSDIIKISGGSYSNIYTAYKNKEGLFFEILNDVCKRHFELLNSKIKESESERLEDILYHFGLTYVAIFNQVQTITFGKIIYSQVYSEDKNLEEWIKNNEKNFAHNILVSCFKNQKEDYFKANAEKLATLFCTMLREPHHTLNILIDTKAMSKKEQKEHVNFVVELFLNGVKR
- a CDS encoding efflux RND transporter periplasmic adaptor subunit — its product is MNKFSKKTLIFLSAAVLFSACSKEEEQKRQMPPQPVSTIIAQSENIPLHFSYPAQLVSDYDAFIKPQVSGVIIEKFFEAGQKVKKGDKLFLIEPDKFEANVNMAYGKALNARANYENANKEFKRNKILIEKKAISQKEFDTSLANYNSSKANLTSARAELQNARIDLAYTEVKAPFDGMVGDALINIGTYVNASSTELVRITNLNPIYADFYISDTDKLKLKRNIDSGKWELDNLKANFKLNGIDVEGNLTFIDSVIDAKSGSVKAKAVFDNQNGTLLPGIFTTITSQGFIQKDGFKVPQIAILRNQEEIYVYTLVNGEVVKTPIKVVYQTNDYAVVSSGLKNGDKIIMNNFKKIRPGSKVSEMGSK